A part of Vespertiliibacter pulmonis genomic DNA contains:
- the hflC gene encoding protease modulator HflC — MRKLLLPVLAVIAFVLFQSLIVVKEGERGIMLRFTKVQRDSDNKVVVYEPGLHFKMPILDSMKRLSARIQTLDGQEDRFVTREKKDLLVDSYVKWKISDFGQFYTATGGDYQKAADLLRRKVNDRLRSEIGNRTIKDIVSGSRGELMAEAQKALNAGDDGAEKLGIEVIDVRVKQINLPNEVSSSIYQRMQAERSAVAREHRSQGEEKAEFIRAEVDRKVILILANATKTAEQLKGVGDAQAAKIYADAFSQEPQFYSFVRSLKAYEQSFEEGKNNMMLLKPDSQFFRFMQAPTK, encoded by the coding sequence ATGCGTAAATTATTATTACCTGTTTTGGCAGTGATAGCTTTTGTTCTATTTCAGTCTCTGATTGTTGTTAAAGAAGGTGAGCGTGGCATTATGTTACGTTTCACTAAAGTTCAACGTGATTCAGATAATAAAGTTGTAGTTTATGAGCCAGGATTGCATTTTAAAATGCCAATACTGGATAGTATGAAGCGGTTAAGTGCAAGAATTCAGACTCTTGATGGTCAAGAAGATCGTTTTGTAACCAGAGAGAAGAAGGATCTTCTAGTAGATTCTTACGTGAAATGGAAAATCAGCGATTTTGGGCAGTTTTATACGGCAACAGGGGGTGATTATCAGAAAGCTGCCGATCTATTACGCCGTAAAGTGAATGACCGCCTACGCTCTGAAATTGGTAATCGTACGATCAAAGATATTGTTTCTGGTTCTCGTGGAGAATTGATGGCGGAAGCTCAGAAAGCGTTAAATGCAGGTGATGATGGTGCTGAAAAATTAGGGATTGAAGTTATTGATGTTCGAGTAAAACAGATTAACTTACCAAATGAAGTATCTTCCTCTATTTATCAGCGTATGCAAGCTGAACGCTCTGCCGTTGCTCGTGAACATCGTTCTCAAGGAGAGGAAAAAGCAGAATTTATTCGTGCAGAAGTGGATAGAAAAGTAATCCTCATTTTAGCAAATGCAACGAAAACAGCAGAACAGTTAAAAGGGGTGGGCGATGCACAAGCAGCAAAAATTTATGCAGATGCATTTAGCCAAGAGCCACAGTTTTATAGTTTTGTGCGAAGCCTGAAAGCTTATGAGCAAAGTTTTGAGGAAGGTAAAAATAATATGATGTTGCTTAAACCAGATAGCCAATTTTTCCGATTTATGCAAGCACCGACAAAATAA
- the htpX gene encoding protease HtpX has protein sequence MMMRIALFLATNFAVMIVLGIILNVTGIAGHSTGGILIMSLLFGFAGSLISLFLSKTMALRSVGAEVITTPRNNAERWLVETVQRQAQQAGIPMPEVAIYHSADINAFATGATKNSSLVAVSSGLLNAMTQDEAEAVIAHEISHIANGDMVTMTLLQGVLNTFVIFLSRIIASAVSNTRGNNNEEHQSSGLYFLVSMVLEMIFGVLASIIAMWFSRQREFRADAGSANLVGKEKMIAALKRLQHVHAPEEMQGSLNAFMINGPRKELFMSHPPLEKRIEALRNL, from the coding sequence ATTATGATGCGAATTGCCCTCTTCCTTGCCACAAACTTTGCGGTAATGATTGTACTCGGCATTATTTTAAATGTAACAGGCATTGCAGGTCATAGCACAGGAGGCATTTTAATTATGTCCCTGTTATTTGGTTTTGCAGGCTCGCTTATTTCACTCTTTTTATCAAAAACAATGGCACTACGTTCTGTCGGAGCTGAAGTCATTACTACCCCTCGCAATAATGCAGAACGTTGGTTAGTTGAAACTGTACAACGCCAAGCACAGCAAGCGGGTATTCCAATGCCTGAAGTCGCAATTTATCATTCTGCTGATATCAATGCGTTTGCCACAGGAGCAACAAAAAATAGTTCACTCGTTGCAGTTAGTTCTGGGCTATTAAATGCAATGACACAAGATGAGGCAGAAGCTGTTATTGCTCACGAAATTTCCCATATTGCTAATGGCGATATGGTAACAATGACATTATTACAAGGCGTATTGAATACTTTTGTGATTTTTCTCTCTCGTATTATTGCCTCTGCCGTATCCAATACTCGTGGCAATAATAATGAAGAACATCAAAGTTCAGGGCTATACTTTCTTGTATCAATGGTGCTTGAAATGATATTTGGTGTTCTTGCTAGCATTATTGCTATGTGGTTTTCTCGCCAACGAGAATTCCGCGCTGATGCAGGATCTGCAAATCTTGTCGGTAAAGAAAAAATGATTGCCGCATTAAAACGCTTACAACACGTTCACGCCCCAGAAGAAATGCAAGGTTCGCTCAATGCGTTTATGATCAACGGCCCTCGCAAAGAGCTATTTATGAGCCACCCGCCACTTGAAAAACGTATTGAGGCATTACGTAATTTATAA
- the dinB gene encoding DNA polymerase IV, whose protein sequence is MATQQKIIHIDMDCFYAAVEIRNNPALAGKPVAVGGKANQRGVLTTCNYEARKFGLHSAMPTAQALKYCPHLILLPVNMPLYKQVSEQIHQIFRQYTQIIEPLSLDEAYLDVSDCQQFAGSATWIAQEIRKQIWEELHLTASAGVAPLKFLAKIASDQNKPNEQFVISPEEVPAFIKNLPLKKIPGVGAVTNEKLKQLGFQTCLDIQQSEPHFIFQQFGKLGQNLWDFAHGIDKRTVNVDRPRKSLAVENTLLTDIDTLLEAQPIIEELFQKLIFRIQRNWADSSLEEFKKLGIKLKFDDFSQTTLERTTNGLNINSFFTLLEQIWQRKNGRKVRLIGLNVQFPEKKVTKQLNLWK, encoded by the coding sequence ATGGCAACTCAACAAAAAATTATTCATATTGATATGGATTGTTTCTATGCAGCGGTAGAAATTCGTAATAACCCAGCCTTAGCTGGTAAACCCGTTGCTGTCGGAGGAAAAGCCAATCAACGTGGCGTATTAACTACCTGCAACTATGAAGCCCGTAAATTTGGTTTACACAGTGCTATGCCAACTGCACAGGCATTGAAATATTGCCCTCATTTGATTTTACTCCCCGTTAATATGCCCTTGTATAAGCAAGTGTCAGAACAAATTCATCAAATTTTTCGCCAATATACTCAAATTATTGAACCATTGTCTTTAGATGAAGCCTATTTAGATGTAAGCGATTGCCAGCAATTTGCTGGCTCTGCTACTTGGATTGCTCAAGAAATACGAAAACAAATTTGGGAGGAATTACACCTTACCGCTTCAGCAGGCGTTGCTCCACTCAAATTTTTAGCCAAAATTGCCTCTGATCAAAATAAACCCAATGAGCAATTTGTTATTTCTCCTGAGGAAGTACCCGCTTTCATTAAAAACCTACCCCTTAAAAAAATTCCTGGTGTTGGGGCGGTAACTAATGAAAAACTCAAACAGCTTGGATTTCAAACGTGCTTAGATATTCAACAATCTGAACCCCATTTCATCTTTCAACAATTCGGTAAACTAGGACAAAATTTATGGGATTTCGCTCACGGTATTGATAAAAGGACGGTAAATGTTGATCGCCCTCGCAAATCTTTAGCTGTTGAAAATACACTACTTACTGATATTGATACACTTTTAGAAGCTCAACCAATTATTGAAGAACTTTTTCAAAAACTCATATTCCGTATCCAACGAAATTGGGCTGATAGTTCATTAGAAGAATTTAAAAAATTGGGAATTAAACTAAAATTTGATGATTTTAGCCAAACCACCTTAGAAAGAACAACAAATGGATTGAATATAAATAGCTTTTTTACTTTGCTGGAACAAATCTGGCAGAGAAAAAATGGGCGTAAAGTCCGACTTATTGGGCTAAATGTGCAATTTCCTGAAAAAAAAGTAACAAAGCAGTTAAATTTATGGAAATAG
- a CDS encoding lysine exporter LysO family protein → MVYGLMIAFVPLFLGYLMRIRNQNILNWNNRIITYCLYLILLTMGISLGQLDNLTEKLAEIWAIALGMSLILHLCNIIFILFVDKYYPRKEIKQVEGNLSSRWRLLLDVSSLCLAVLVGGILGYYLKNILLFPLHTSTYILVIMIFCVGIQLRHSGIPIKAVFLNKRGISVALLFILSGLVGGVIASYLLDLPLNRALALACGFGWYSLSSVLLNDAWGAMYGSIAFFNDLIREIFCLFSIPFFMRKFPATAVSLGGATSLDCTLPIIQKSGGTEIVPFAISFGFIVNLAVPFLLSIFISL, encoded by the coding sequence ATGGTTTATGGATTGATGATTGCATTTGTCCCTTTATTCCTAGGGTATCTTATGCGTATTAGAAATCAGAATATATTGAATTGGAATAATAGGATTATTACTTATTGTTTGTATCTTATTCTTTTAACAATGGGAATTTCTTTAGGGCAGTTAGATAATTTAACTGAAAAATTAGCTGAGATTTGGGCTATTGCACTGGGAATGAGCTTAATTCTGCACCTATGTAATATCATTTTTATCCTTTTTGTTGATAAATATTATCCAAGAAAAGAGATAAAGCAAGTCGAGGGTAATTTGTCGTCTCGTTGGCGACTATTGTTAGATGTATCTAGCCTTTGTCTAGCCGTCTTAGTTGGTGGAATTCTAGGCTATTATTTAAAAAATATATTACTTTTCCCTTTACATACAAGTACTTATATTTTAGTAATTATGATTTTCTGTGTAGGTATTCAACTGCGACACAGTGGCATTCCAATAAAAGCTGTTTTTCTTAATAAACGGGGGATTAGTGTTGCATTGCTTTTTATTCTAAGTGGATTAGTAGGTGGTGTTATTGCCTCTTACCTGCTTGATTTACCCCTGAACAGAGCTTTGGCCTTAGCTTGTGGTTTTGGCTGGTACTCTCTTTCAAGCGTATTACTTAATGACGCTTGGGGAGCAATGTATGGCAGTATTGCGTTTTTTAATGATCTTATCCGAGAAATTTTTTGTTTGTTCTCTATTCCTTTTTTTATGCGAAAGTTCCCTGCTACCGCAGTGAGCCTAGGCGGTGCAACGTCCCTTGATTGTACATTGCCGATCATTCAAAAATCAGGTGGCACTGAAATTGTTCCTTTTGCGATTAGCTTTGGATTTATTGTAAACCTCGCTGTCCCGTTTTTATTGAGCATTTTTATTAGTTTATAG
- a CDS encoding adenylosuccinate synthase, translated as MGKSVAILGAQWGDEGKGKIVDLLTDRVKYVVRYQGGHNAGHTLIINGEKTVLRLIPSGILRDNVTCLIGNGVVLSPEALLQEMGELESRGINVRERLKISEACPLILPYHIAMDHARESALGKNKIGTTGRGIGPAYEDKVARRGLRVSDLFNREKFADKLKAILDYYNFQLVNYYNVEPVDYQKTLDDVFVVADTILGMVADVTTLLHKARENGDNILFEGAQGAMLDIDHGTYPFVTSSNTTAGGIATGSGFGPRYLDYVLGIIKAYCTRVGSGPFTTELFDEVGAEIARKGNEFGAVTGRPRRCGWFDAVAVRRVVQINSISGLCMTKLDVLDGFEELKICVAYKMPNGEIVEYAPLAADDWEGVEPIYETLPGWSENTFRVTKLEDLPRNAINYIKRIEEVLGIPVDILSTGPDRIETMILRDPFAE; from the coding sequence ATGGGTAAAAGTGTAGCAATTCTTGGGGCTCAATGGGGCGATGAAGGAAAAGGTAAAATAGTCGATTTATTAACAGATCGAGTGAAATATGTCGTGCGTTATCAAGGGGGGCATAACGCAGGGCATACTCTCATTATCAATGGTGAAAAAACCGTTCTTCGTCTTATTCCATCAGGTATTTTACGAGATAATGTAACTTGTTTAATTGGTAATGGCGTTGTACTTTCTCCAGAGGCTTTGCTACAGGAAATGGGAGAATTGGAGTCTCGAGGTATCAATGTACGAGAGCGTTTAAAGATTTCTGAGGCTTGCCCGCTTATTTTGCCTTATCACATTGCAATGGATCACGCTCGTGAATCGGCATTAGGGAAAAATAAAATTGGCACAACAGGACGTGGAATTGGCCCTGCTTATGAAGATAAAGTGGCTCGTCGAGGTTTGCGTGTTAGTGATTTATTTAACCGAGAAAAATTTGCAGATAAGTTAAAAGCTATTTTAGATTATTATAATTTCCAACTGGTAAATTATTACAACGTTGAGCCAGTTGATTATCAAAAAACGTTGGATGATGTTTTTGTAGTGGCGGATACTATTCTAGGAATGGTGGCCGATGTAACAACATTGCTACATAAAGCTCGTGAAAATGGCGATAATATTTTGTTTGAAGGAGCGCAAGGTGCAATGTTGGATATTGATCACGGCACTTATCCATTTGTAACTAGCTCAAATACAACTGCTGGCGGTATTGCAACGGGTTCTGGTTTTGGTCCTCGTTATTTAGATTATGTTCTCGGGATTATTAAAGCTTATTGTACTCGAGTGGGATCTGGACCTTTTACCACAGAATTATTTGATGAAGTTGGTGCAGAAATTGCTCGTAAAGGTAATGAGTTTGGCGCTGTAACAGGTCGTCCTCGCCGTTGTGGTTGGTTTGATGCGGTAGCTGTACGTCGTGTAGTACAAATTAACTCAATTTCAGGTCTTTGTATGACAAAGCTTGATGTATTAGATGGCTTTGAAGAGCTTAAAATTTGTGTTGCCTATAAAATGCCTAATGGCGAAATTGTGGAATATGCGCCATTGGCAGCTGATGATTGGGAAGGCGTTGAGCCGATTTATGAAACCTTACCGGGATGGAGTGAAAATACTTTCCGTGTAACTAAATTAGAGGATCTACCTCGTAATGCTATTAACTATATTAAGCGGATTGAAGAAGTGTTAGGAATTCCAGTGGATATTCTTTCTACTGGTCCTGACCGCATAGAAACAATGATCTTGCGAGATCCATTCGCAGAATAA
- the fabB gene encoding beta-ketoacyl-ACP synthase I, which produces MKRVVITGLGLVSSIGNNKDEVLASLREGKSGIEFVPEFKEIGMRSQIAGTIKLNPAELIDRKIYRFMGDAAAYAYLAMKEAIDDSGLAADQVSNDRTGLVIGAGTGSGHSQLVACDAARGPRGVKAIGPYAVTKTMASSVSACLATPYKIRGVNYSISSACATSAHCIGHAMELIQLGKQDIVFAGGAEELSWECATEFDAMGAVSTKYNDTPTKASRAYDQHRDGFVIAGGGAVVVVEELEHALKRGAKIYAEIVGYGATSDGYDMVAPSGEGAVRCMQQALATVTGDIEYINTHGTSTPVGDVKELGAIREVFGENGPAISSTKSMTGHSLGAAGAHEAIYSLLMLDNNFIAPSINIDTLDENAVGLNIVTERQDRELTTVMSNSFGFGGTNASLIFQKYKG; this is translated from the coding sequence ATGAAAAGAGTAGTAATTACAGGTCTAGGACTTGTTTCAAGTATTGGTAACAATAAAGATGAAGTATTAGCTTCATTGCGTGAAGGTAAATCGGGTATTGAATTTGTTCCAGAGTTTAAAGAAATTGGTATGCGTAGCCAAATTGCGGGAACGATAAAATTAAATCCTGCAGAGTTGATTGATCGTAAAATTTATCGTTTTATGGGTGATGCGGCTGCTTATGCTTATTTAGCAATGAAAGAAGCAATTGATGATTCGGGCTTAGCTGCTGACCAAGTTTCTAACGATCGTACAGGGCTAGTTATCGGTGCAGGAACTGGGTCTGGCCATAGCCAGCTAGTTGCTTGTGATGCAGCTCGGGGGCCTCGTGGCGTAAAAGCGATTGGGCCTTATGCGGTAACAAAAACAATGGCATCAAGTGTTTCAGCTTGTTTAGCTACTCCTTATAAAATTCGTGGCGTAAACTATTCTATTAGTTCTGCCTGTGCAACTTCAGCACACTGTATCGGGCATGCAATGGAATTAATCCAATTAGGCAAACAAGATATTGTGTTTGCAGGGGGAGCAGAAGAGCTTTCTTGGGAATGTGCGACTGAATTTGATGCAATGGGAGCGGTTTCAACAAAATATAATGATACACCAACAAAAGCATCTCGAGCTTATGATCAACATCGTGATGGCTTTGTTATTGCAGGCGGTGGTGCTGTCGTTGTGGTTGAAGAGCTTGAACATGCTTTAAAACGTGGTGCGAAAATTTATGCTGAAATTGTGGGCTACGGTGCTACATCTGATGGCTATGATATGGTGGCACCAAGTGGTGAAGGGGCTGTTCGTTGTATGCAACAAGCGTTGGCTACGGTTACAGGTGATATTGAATATATCAATACACACGGCACATCAACACCTGTGGGTGATGTGAAGGAGCTAGGAGCAATTCGAGAAGTTTTTGGTGAGAATGGCCCTGCAATTTCATCAACTAAATCAATGACAGGCCATTCACTGGGAGCGGCGGGTGCTCATGAAGCGATCTATTCATTATTGATGTTAGATAATAATTTTATTGCACCAAGTATCAATATTGATACGTTAGATGAAAATGCCGTTGGGTTAAATATTGTTACTGAACGTCAAGACAGAGAATTAACAACGGTAATGTCAAATAGTTTTGGCTTTGGGGGAACGAATGCAAGTTTGATCTTCCAAAAATATAAAGGTTAA
- a CDS encoding AI-2E family transporter codes for MQQTHSIARILVTFAAIIIILAGIKLAAEIVIPFLLSLFIAIICSPLIKWMTARKIPLGIAIALLFVLFLVVSFFLAGLINSTVKEFTASIPSYKVLLSERMSLLVYYADKWNLPISKELLTNELDPSVIMNFVSRLLLSFSGIVTNVFVLLLVVVFMLLEAPTAKHRLAIVLSSDKSEINTTETQIERALQGVISYLGVKTITSLLTGVGIWVLLECLGIQYAVLWATLSFLLNYVPNIGSILASVPIIVQAFLLNGFSVGFIVAVGVIILNMLIGNVVEPKMMGRRLGLSTLVVFLSLLFWGWILGTVGMLLSVPLTMALKIALESSPSTVRYALLLGDVAEDKLPT; via the coding sequence ATGCAACAAACACATTCTATTGCTCGTATTTTGGTTACGTTTGCCGCTATTATCATTATTTTAGCGGGTATAAAATTAGCAGCTGAAATTGTTATTCCTTTTCTATTATCGTTATTCATTGCGATAATTTGTTCCCCGTTGATTAAATGGATGACTGCTCGTAAAATTCCGTTAGGTATTGCGATTGCCTTGCTTTTTGTGCTTTTCCTAGTTGTTTCTTTTTTCCTTGCTGGGTTAATCAATAGTACAGTGAAGGAATTTACGGCCTCTATTCCAAGCTATAAAGTCTTATTATCCGAGCGAATGAGTTTACTTGTTTATTATGCAGATAAATGGAATTTGCCAATCTCTAAAGAGTTATTAACTAATGAACTTGATCCCAGTGTAATTATGAACTTCGTTAGCCGATTATTGCTAAGTTTTTCGGGCATTGTGACCAATGTGTTTGTGCTTTTATTAGTAGTTGTTTTTATGTTATTGGAAGCGCCAACAGCGAAGCATCGATTGGCAATTGTATTGAGCTCAGATAAAAGTGAGATCAATACAACGGAAACACAGATAGAGCGGGCATTACAAGGGGTAATTAGTTACCTAGGGGTGAAAACAATTACAAGCTTATTAACCGGCGTAGGTATTTGGGTATTGTTAGAATGTTTAGGTATCCAATATGCTGTGCTATGGGCAACTTTAAGTTTTTTACTCAATTACGTGCCTAATATAGGCTCAATTCTAGCGAGTGTTCCAATTATAGTGCAAGCATTTTTATTAAATGGTTTTTCAGTTGGATTTATTGTAGCGGTAGGCGTGATTATTCTTAATATGTTGATTGGTAATGTGGTTGAACCGAAAATGATGGGGAGACGTTTAGGGCTTTCAACGTTAGTTGTATTTTTATCTTTGCTTTTCTGGGGCTGGATATTAGGAACAGTTGGTATGCTATTATCAGTTCCTCTTACTATGGCGTTAAAAATTGCGTTAGAATCCAGCCCAAGCACAGTTCGTTATGCTCTGCTATTAGGTGATGTCGCAGAAGATAAATTACCTACATAA
- the hflK gene encoding FtsH protease activity modulator HflK, whose amino-acid sequence MSWNESGNQQDPWGKPGQKKPEQEQGSPNSEQESKNTQNSQQPPDLEEVFSNLLKKIGGKKGGNGGSSNQLPSFSVSKFLPLAVILGGIIWGASGFYTIKEAERGVVTRFGKLYEIVQPGLNWKPTFIDEVIPVNIERVLEKKTNGSMLTQDENMVQVEMTVQYRVEDPANYLFNVKDPDDSLKQATDSALRYVIGHMTMDDILTTGRAVVRENTWNALRDIIKRYNMGLVVTDVNFQYARPPEEVKAAFDDAIKAQEDEQRLIREADAYARGQEPIARGQAQRILEQANAYKEQVVLNAQGEVERFTKLLPEYKLAPDIMKERLYIQTMEKVMKNTPKIMMDSANNNLTVLPIDKLMTTNKSSLNTNTEIPAQSTQQVVQPTVPVPAQQPAVVESGRKGRF is encoded by the coding sequence ATGTCGTGGAATGAATCCGGCAATCAACAAGATCCTTGGGGTAAACCCGGACAGAAAAAGCCTGAACAAGAGCAAGGTTCGCCAAATTCAGAACAAGAATCAAAAAATACACAAAATAGCCAACAACCGCCTGATTTAGAAGAGGTATTTAGCAATTTATTGAAAAAAATAGGTGGTAAAAAAGGTGGCAATGGCGGTAGTTCAAATCAATTACCTTCTTTTTCAGTATCTAAATTTCTCCCACTGGCTGTTATTCTTGGTGGAATTATTTGGGGGGCGTCTGGTTTTTATACGATAAAAGAAGCTGAACGTGGTGTTGTGACCCGTTTTGGTAAATTGTACGAAATTGTACAGCCGGGTTTAAACTGGAAACCAACATTTATTGATGAAGTTATCCCTGTGAATATTGAACGAGTATTAGAGAAAAAAACCAATGGCTCAATGCTAACTCAAGATGAAAATATGGTACAGGTTGAGATGACAGTACAGTATCGAGTAGAAGATCCTGCAAATTATTTATTTAATGTTAAAGATCCTGACGATAGCTTAAAGCAAGCAACGGATAGTGCATTACGCTATGTGATTGGACATATGACAATGGATGATATTTTAACCACAGGACGTGCTGTTGTGCGTGAAAATACATGGAATGCGTTGCGTGATATTATTAAACGCTACAATATGGGATTAGTGGTTACTGATGTAAACTTCCAATATGCTCGCCCGCCTGAAGAAGTTAAAGCAGCATTTGATGATGCAATTAAAGCTCAAGAAGACGAACAACGTTTAATTCGTGAAGCAGATGCTTACGCCCGTGGGCAAGAGCCGATTGCACGAGGTCAAGCTCAACGTATTCTTGAGCAAGCAAATGCTTACAAAGAGCAAGTTGTGTTAAATGCGCAAGGGGAAGTTGAACGATTTACTAAACTGTTGCCAGAATATAAATTAGCGCCTGATATTATGAAAGAGCGTCTTTATATCCAAACAATGGAAAAAGTGATGAAAAATACACCGAAAATAATGATGGACAGTGCAAATAATAATCTAACTGTATTGCCTATTGATAAATTAATGACGACCAATAAATCATCATTAAATACAAATACTGAAATACCAGCACAATCTACACAACAAGTGGTACAGCCAACAGTTCCAGTGCCAGCTCAACAGCCAGCAGTAGTAGAGTCTGGACGTAAGGGGAGATTTTAA
- a CDS encoding cytochrome b562, which produces MMKVKLLIATALMAISTFTTANVMMEMFQMGREVSSLLKADSSESFQQGAEKFLVAAKKAQKMMPSSIDEDDQEKFKGYQKGMQEVIDEVEKATELAKAGKLDEAKKSVEKILILKKMYHSEYK; this is translated from the coding sequence ATGATGAAAGTTAAATTATTAATTGCAACAGCGTTGATGGCAATATCAACTTTTACAACGGCAAACGTTATGATGGAGATGTTCCAAATGGGACGTGAGGTGAGCAGTTTATTAAAGGCGGACTCGTCAGAATCATTTCAACAAGGGGCGGAAAAATTTTTAGTCGCAGCGAAAAAAGCACAAAAAATGATGCCATCAAGTATCGATGAAGACGATCAAGAAAAATTTAAAGGCTACCAAAAAGGTATGCAAGAAGTGATTGATGAAGTAGAAAAAGCAACAGAACTGGCTAAAGCAGGAAAATTAGATGAAGCGAAAAAGTCAGTGGAAAAAATACTAATCTTGAAGAAAATGTATCATTCGGAGTACAAATAA